The Rhodothermus marinus DSM 4252 DNA segment CTACCCAGGTCTCCAGCAACACCACCGATCGCGCGCGCCGTCCGCTATCGGTCACGCCCGGCCAAAGCCCCAGCGCCACCAGCGTTTTCAGGAAAGCCCGTCGGGTAAACATCTCCAGGCAACTGGTTGACAGAGGATTTTGGGAAAAATACACCCGGCCTCCTGAAGTTTAGCTGCAGCAGATAGGGAGAACGGCAACGTGGCCTGTCTCCTGAAAAAAGGACTTGCCGGAGTGAGCGTGGGGCGTTAACCTTTCCGATAGCCATCTGGACAGTCCATCAGCATGCCATGCGGACGTTGCGACTGCTTACCCTGAGCCTGCTCTGGAGCGGCTGGTTGCTTCCCGCCATAGCGCAGGTGGATCGGGCCCGCGAGGACTCGCTCATCGAGGCGCTGCTGGCTCGCATGACGCTTGAAGAAAAGCTCGGCCAGCTCACGCTCTACAACGGGGGCATGGCCGAAACCGGCCCGGTCGTGCGCGAGGGCGAGCCCGACGCCATACGTCGCGGCCGCGTGGGCGCCGTGATGAATTTCTTCGGGGCCGAGGCCGTCTGCGCCATGCAGCGCCAGGCCGTCGAGGAAAGTCGGCTGGGCATTCCGCTGCTGTTTGCGCTGGACGTGATCCATGGTTTTCGGACGATTTTTCCGGTGCCGCTGGCCGAGGCGGCCACGTTCGACCCGGCGCTGGTCGAGCAGGCGGCGCGTGTGGCGGCCGGGGAGGCTTCGGCGGTGGGGCTCAACTGGACGTTTGCGCCGATGGTCGACATTGCGCGCGATGCCCGCTGGGGTCGGATCGTCGAGGGTAGCGGTGAGGATCCGTATCTGGGCGCGGTGATGGCGGCGGCGCGCGTGCGGGGTTTTCAGGGGCGTGATCTTCGGGATCCGACCACGATTCTGGCCACGGCGAAGCACTTTGCGGCCTACGGGGCGGCCGAGGCCGGGCGCGACTACAACACGGTGGACGTTTCGGAGCGGACGCTTCGGGAGGTGTATCTGCCGCCGTTCGAGGCGGCGGTGCGCGCCGGGGCGCTGTCGATCATGTCGGCCTTCAACGAGATCGGGGGCGTGCCGGCCACGGCCGATCGCTGGCTGCTGACCGACGTGCTCCGCCACGAATGGGGCTTCGAAGGACTGGTGGTGAGTGATTACACCTCGGTCTGGGAGCTGCTTTTCCACGGGATTGCGGCCGACAGTGCCGAGGTGGGGCGCAAGGCGCTGGAGGCGGGGGTGGACATGGACATGGTCAGCGGGATTTATGTGCGGAAGCTGGCCGAGGAGGTGCGTGCCGGACGGCTTTCGGAGGCGGTGGTGGACGAGGCGGTGCGGCGCGTGCTGCGCGTGAAGTATCGGCTGGGGTTGTTCGAGGATCCCTACCGCTACTGTCGGGATGCCAGCCGCGAGCAGGTGTTGCTGTCGCCGGCGCACCGGCGGCTGGCGCGGGAGGTGGCGCGTAAGGCGATCGTGTTGCTGAAGAACGAGGGAGAGCTGTTGCCGCTGGCGGACACGTTGCAGCGGGTGGCGGTCATCGGGGCGCTGGCCAACGATTCGGCGAGTGTGCTGGGGCCGTGGGCGGCGGCGGGTCGTCCGGAGGATGCCGTGACGATTCTGGAGGGGATCCGGGCGGCGCTTCCCGGAGCGACGGTGCGCTACGCGCCGGGCTATGCGGAGGTGCCTTCAGGGAGTTTTCAGGAGATGGTGGCGGCGGCGTTGAGCCCGGACACGAGCGGTTTTGCCGAGGCGGAGGCGGTGGCGCGCTGGGCGGAGGTGGTGATTCTGGTGCTGGGGGAGCACCGGGAGTTGAGCGGGGAGGCGGCCAGTCGGGCGTCGGTGGAGCTTCCGGGGGTGCAGCTGGCGCTGGCGTGGCGCCTGCTGGCGCTGGGTCGGCCGGTGGTGGTGGTGTTGATGAACGGGCGGCCGCTGGCAATTCCGGAGCTGGCCGCTTCGGCACCGGCGATCGTGGAGGCGTGGTTTCTGGGGACGGAGATGGGGCACGCGGTGGCGGACGTGCTGCTGGGGAAGGCGAGTCCGGGGGGGCGGCTTCCGGTGTCGTTTCCGCGGGCGACGGGTCAGGAGCCGCTCTATTACAATCATAAACCGACGGGGCGGCCGCCGCGGGCCGAGGAGAAGTACACGTCGAAGTACGTGGACGTGCCCTGGACGCCGCTGTACCCGTTTGGTTACGGGTTGACCTACACGACGTTTGCGTACGACAGTCTTCGGTTGAGCCGGAGGCGGCTGGGGTTGGACGACACGCTGGAGGTGGTGGTGTCGGTGACGAATACGGGTCGGCGTCGGGGGGAGGAGGTGGTGCAGCTATACGTGCGGGACGAGGTGGCGTCGGTGACGCGCCCGGTGAAGGAGCTGAAAGGCTTTGCGCGGGTGGAGCTGGCGCCGGGCGAGACGAAGGCGGTGCAGTTTCGGTTGCCGGTGCGTGCGCTTCGGTTCTGGGGTTTGGAAGGGGGCTGGGTGGTGGAGCCGGGCTGGTTCACGCTGTGGGTGGGGCCCTCGTCGGCCGAAGGGCTGCAGGCACGGTTCGAGGTGGTCAGTCCGTAGGATCACCGACGGGAGCGGCTGTCCGACGGGGCAGTGCGGTCGCGTCGATACGTCCGACCCGGGGGCGGCGCAGGCGCAGTAGAAACAGCGCAAGCAGAATGAGGCCGTAGGCCAGCGGCGGGCGCCAGTCGAACTTGACGGCCCACCAGTAGTGCAACACGCCCAGCACGGCAATGGCATAGACCAGCCGGTGCAGGCGGCGCCAGGTGCGGCCGCCCAGGCGGCGGATCCAGCCGGCCGTCGAGGTCATGGCCAGCGGCACCATCAGGCCGTAGGCCAGCAGCCCCACGGTGATGAACCGGCGCTTGAGAATGTCCCGGCCGATCTCGCCCCAGTCGAAGAACTGATCCAGCCAGAGGTAGAGCAGCAGGTGGATCGAGGCGTAGAAGAAGGCGGCCAGTCCCAGGCGGCGTCGCCAGCGGATCCAGCCGTTCCAGCCGGTCAGGCGACGCAGCGGCGTAATGGCCAGCGTCGCCAGCAGGAAGCGAAGCGTCCAGCGGCCGGTCTGGTGTGTGATCTCCTGAATGGGGTTGGCGCCGAGCCGGTCCGTCCACAGCCCCCAGCTCAGGTAGAGCAGCGGCGCGGCCACGCCCAGCCAGACCAGCACGTTGAGCCAGGGAGAGAGCCGGCGCATCAGAAATACTTCCGCAGGTCCATGCCTTCGTACAGGTGCGCCACCTGCTCGGCGTAGCCGTTGAACAGCAGCGTCTTGCGCTTGCGAAATTCGCCGATGCGGCGCTCGGTCTTCTGGCTCCAGCGCGGGTGGTCCACGTTCGGATTGACGTTCGAATAAAAGCCGTACTCGTGGGGCGCCGCCTTCATCCAGGTGGTGATCGGCTGCTTTTCCACGAAGCGGATGCGCACGATCGATTTGATCGACTTGAACCCGTACTTCCAGGGCACCACCAGCCGGATCGGAGCGCCGTTCTGGTTGGGCAGCATTTTACCGTAAAGCCCGACGGCCAGGATCGTCAGCGGATGCAGCGCCTCGTCCAGTCGCAGCCCTTCGACGTAGGGCCCGTCGAGAATGGGCGCCTTCTGGCCGGGCATCTGCTCCGGATCGTACAGCGTGGTGAACTCGACGAACTTCGCGCTGGACATGGGTTCGGCCCTTCGAAGCACCTCGGCCAGCGGAAAGCCCAGCCAGGGGATCACCATGGACCAGCCCTCGACGCAGCGAAGCCGATAGACGCGCTCTTCGAGCGTGTAGGGCTTGATGAAATCCTCCAGTTCGTAGGTGGCCGGTCGGTGGCAGAGCCCCTCGACGCGGATCGTCCAGGGGCGTGTGCGCAAACGGTGGGCGTTGCGGGCCGGATCGCGTTTGCCCGTACCGAACTCGTAGAAGTTGTTGTAGGTGGTAATGTCTTCGTAGGAGGTCCAGGGCTCGTCGGTGTCGTAGGGGCCGGGGTTCGATTTGCGGCGCACCTGCTTACCTTCGGCCCGGCAGCCCGGCGTCAGCAATCCGGCGACGGCCGCTCCGGCTAGCAGACCGGCCTGACGCAGCCATTCCCGGCGGTTCCAGTACAGGCGCTCGTCGGTGATCTCGGACGAAGGAATCGGCGTTTCGGTGCGAATCAGCATAGCGGCGCGCTTTTTACGGGCAAAGCCCGGCTGGCCTCGGAGTTCCTGACCGGGTTAGGTGACCGGCCGGGCCTTTTTGTTACAGGACCATTCAATCGACGAAGCGCGGTCGTGAAGCGGCCACGCCAAAGCCCAGCATCAGGAGGGTAATGCCCAGCAGCATCCACAGAGACGTGGCAAATCGATGCGTCTGGTCATAAAGGAAGCCAAAGGCCGTCGGTCCGACAGCGGCCAGCAGGTATCCGATTGCCTGGGCCATGGCGGAAAGATCCGCCGCGCGCAGCGGAGTACGTGTGCGCAGAGGAAAGAGCGTCATGGCCAGCGAAAAACCCATGCCCGCTCCGGCTCCGGCCAGGATGGCGGCGCTCCAGAGCACCACCCCCTTGCCGATCATAAAGCCGACCACACCGGCTATGGTCAGCAGACCTGCTGCGAGGGCCAGGGATTGTTGATGCGGCCGTCGCTCGGCCAGCACGGGCGTGATGAACAGCAGGGGAAGCTGCGCCAGCAGAAAGACAAACAGGATCCAGCCAGCTGTCGTGGCAGAAAAACCACGATCTTGCGCCAGGGCAGGGATCCAGGTGATCATGCAGTAGAAAAAGAAGGACTGCAGGCCCATGAACAGCGTAACCTGCCAGGCCAGCGCAGAGCGCCAGGGGAGGG contains these protein-coding regions:
- a CDS encoding sulfite oxidase heme-binding subunit YedZ, which produces MRRLSPWLNVLVWLGVAAPLLYLSWGLWTDRLGANPIQEITHQTGRWTLRFLLATLAITPLRRLTGWNGWIRWRRRLGLAAFFYASIHLLLYLWLDQFFDWGEIGRDILKRRFITVGLLAYGLMVPLAMTSTAGWIRRLGGRTWRRLHRLVYAIAVLGVLHYWWAVKFDWRPPLAYGLILLALFLLRLRRPRVGRIDATALPRRTAAPVGDPTD
- the bglX gene encoding beta-glucosidase BglX → MRTLRLLTLSLLWSGWLLPAIAQVDRAREDSLIEALLARMTLEEKLGQLTLYNGGMAETGPVVREGEPDAIRRGRVGAVMNFFGAEAVCAMQRQAVEESRLGIPLLFALDVIHGFRTIFPVPLAEAATFDPALVEQAARVAAGEASAVGLNWTFAPMVDIARDARWGRIVEGSGEDPYLGAVMAAARVRGFQGRDLRDPTTILATAKHFAAYGAAEAGRDYNTVDVSERTLREVYLPPFEAAVRAGALSIMSAFNEIGGVPATADRWLLTDVLRHEWGFEGLVVSDYTSVWELLFHGIAADSAEVGRKALEAGVDMDMVSGIYVRKLAEEVRAGRLSEAVVDEAVRRVLRVKYRLGLFEDPYRYCRDASREQVLLSPAHRRLAREVARKAIVLLKNEGELLPLADTLQRVAVIGALANDSASVLGPWAAAGRPEDAVTILEGIRAALPGATVRYAPGYAEVPSGSFQEMVAAALSPDTSGFAEAEAVARWAEVVILVLGEHRELSGEAASRASVELPGVQLALAWRLLALGRPVVVVLMNGRPLAIPELAASAPAIVEAWFLGTEMGHAVADVLLGKASPGGRLPVSFPRATGQEPLYYNHKPTGRPPRAEEKYTSKYVDVPWTPLYPFGYGLTYTTFAYDSLRLSRRRLGLDDTLEVVVSVTNTGRRRGEEVVQLYVRDEVASVTRPVKELKGFARVELAPGETKAVQFRLPVRALRFWGLEGGWVVEPGWFTLWVGPSSAEGLQARFEVVSP
- the msrP gene encoding protein-methionine-sulfoxide reductase catalytic subunit MsrP, coding for MLIRTETPIPSSEITDERLYWNRREWLRQAGLLAGAAVAGLLTPGCRAEGKQVRRKSNPGPYDTDEPWTSYEDITTYNNFYEFGTGKRDPARNAHRLRTRPWTIRVEGLCHRPATYELEDFIKPYTLEERVYRLRCVEGWSMVIPWLGFPLAEVLRRAEPMSSAKFVEFTTLYDPEQMPGQKAPILDGPYVEGLRLDEALHPLTILAVGLYGKMLPNQNGAPIRLVVPWKYGFKSIKSIVRIRFVEKQPITTWMKAAPHEYGFYSNVNPNVDHPRWSQKTERRIGEFRKRKTLLFNGYAEQVAHLYEGMDLRKYF